The following coding sequences are from one Nicotiana tabacum cultivar K326 chromosome 1, ASM71507v2, whole genome shotgun sequence window:
- the LOC107831447 gene encoding uncharacterized protein LOC107831447 produces MAFSSTRNLIPRAKILIANKSGLMRFYHCSEEVHEEALPSEWYEKAFTKLTKLSHLLKHVDFVDGKLVNVNDRARVYDESLEQKMFTFKLLARTFIGCPSMQEMMKQNMMRALADAQSDHPMYFSKASERESITIDSLTKVSNFLNVSAQQKKLVRQSICAQVTKYPIWTGALEEILNGLNSEIDFLNSRCPSKEINMAQQIVTTCQKFLENATSYDPESTSWMRLAPAKGVESPTSHKWEDVLEMFIDLTNCLSEEIKLTSEVKKLEVMKEGLYQIRDVSIDKNIGYKETRHQESLVHKKLSKTLGHSSRCVFSLLLYYLYGSIWDIEVEVCGGLYAIGRGDKFRLCMGKILTSNEENTVQSGVKQLSRVLGLFKFVWETAGMKGDLEVQGHLWCIGAENKLFTYRNNLFLLHSISC; encoded by the coding sequence ATGGCATTCAGTAGTACGAGGAACCTTATACCTCGAGCTAAGATTTTGATTGCCAACAAAAGTGGATTGATGCGGTTTTATCACTGCTCAGAAGAAGTCCATGAGGAGGCTTTGCCTTCTGAATGGTATGAGAAAGCTTtcacaaaattaacaaaattgaGCCACTTGCTTAAGCATGTGGACTTTGTTGATGGTAAGCTAGTCAATGTTAATGACCGCGCGAGAGTTTATGATGAGAGCTTGGAACAAAAGATGTTTACTTTTAAATTATTGGCTAGGACTTTTATTGGGTGTCCGTCAATGCAAGAAATGATGAAGCAGAATATGATGAGAGCATTAGCTGATGCACAAAGCGACCACCCCATGTATTTCAGCAAAGCTAGCGAGAGGGAATCGATTACAATTGATTCCCTAACAAAAGTGTCAAACTTCTTGAATGTGTCTGCTCAACAAAAGAAGCTTGTCAGGCAATCGATATGTGCACAGGTGACAAAGTACCCGATATGGACAGGGGCACTCGAAGAGATATTGAATGGATTGAACTCTGAGATAGATTTTCTAAATAGTAGGTGTCCGAGTAAAGAAATTAATATGGCGCAACAAATAGTTACAACTTGTCAAAAGTTTTTAGAAAATGCCACTTCTTATGACCCTGAATCCACTTCATGGATGCGCCTCGCACCTGCAAAAGGCGTGGAGTCGCCCACTTCTCACAAGTGGGAAGATGTTCTTGAAATGTTCATCGACCTTACTAATTGCTTGAGTGAAGAGATAAAATTAACTTCAGAGGTTAAGAAGCTTGAGGTCATGAAAGAAGGGCTTTATCAGATTAGGGATGTTTCGATAGACAAAAACATTGGGTATAAGGAAACTCGCCACCAGGAGAGTTTAGTGCACAAGAAGTTGAGTAAGACATTGGGCCACTCATCGCGATGCGtgttctctcttcttctttattatctttatgGCAGCATATGGGATATTGAAGTTGAAGTTTGTGGAGGACTTTATGCAATTGGTCGCGGGGATAAATTCCGTCTGTGCATGGGAAAGATCTTAACATCCAATGAGGAGAATACAGTGCAGAGTGGGGTAAAGCAGCTAAGCAGAGTTTTGGGGCTTTTCAAGTTTGTATGGGAAACGGCAGGAATGAAAGGCGACCTAGAAGTTCAAGGCCATTTGTGGTGCATTGGCGCTGAGAATAAGCTATTTACCTATAGAAACAATCTGTTCTTGTTGCATTCTATTAGTTGCTGA
- the LOC107829157 gene encoding uncharacterized protein LOC107829157 — translation MSLTLLIYIFLPIILFNFCVFAYTAVNNMTTQLNFIETLTSSNYKKWKQDVEIVLGLMDLDFAFIEQKPAEPTTTSTTDEKAKYEKWMKANKLSLMIMKRSISDHIKGAIKDNGNAKYFLSAIGQKFLESDKAEIVINCLSEETKLTWEVKKLEVMKEGLYQIRDVLIDKSIGYKETRHQESLVHKKLTKTLGHSSRCVFTLLLYYLYGSIWDIEVEVCGGLYAIGHGDKFRLCMGKILTSTEQNILQSGVKQLSRVLGLFKFVGETAGMKGDLEVQGHLCCVGAENKSFTYRNNLFFLHSISY, via the exons ATGTCTTTGACTCTTTTGATTTATATATTCTTGCccataattttatttaatttttgtgtgTTTGCTTATACAGCTGTTAACAACATGACTACTCAGTTGAATTTCATTGAAACTCTGACTAGTAGCAATTACAAGAAGTGGAAACAGGATGTTGAGATAGTGTTAGGCCTGATGGACCTGGATTTTGCATTTATTGAACAGAAACCCGCTGAACCCACAACTACTAGCACTACTGATgaaaaggctaagtatgaaaaatGGATGAAGGCTAACAAATTGAGTCTTATGATCATGAAGAGATCCATTTCTGATCACATAAAAGGTGCAATTAAGGATAATGGAAATGCAAAATATTTCTTGAGTGCCATTGGACAGAAATTCCTAGAATCTGATAAAGCTGAGATAG TTATTAATTGCTTGAGTGAAGAGACAAAATTAACTTGGGAGGTCAAGAAGCTTGAGGTTATGAAAGAAGGGCTTTATCAGATTAGGGATGTTCTCATAGACAAAAGCATTGGATATAAGGAAACTCGCCACCAGGAGAGTTTAGTGCACAAGAAGTTGACTAAGACATTGGGCCACTCATCACGATGTGTCTTCACActtcttctttattatctttatgGTAGCATCTGGGATATTGAAGTTGAAGTTTGTGGAGGACTCTATGCCATTGGTCACGGGGATAAATTCCGTCTATGCATGGGAAAGATTTTAACATCCACTGAGCAGAATATACTGCAGAGTGGGGTTAAACAGCTAAGCAGAGTGCTGGGGCTTTTCAAGTTTGTAGGGGAAACTGCAGGAATGAAAGGCGACCTAGAAGTACAAGGCCATTTGTGTTGCGTTGGTGCGGAGAATAAGTCATTTACCTATAGAAACAATCTGTTCTTCTTGCATTCTATTAGTTACTGA